The DNA sequence CAATTAGCATTTTTAGACAATGTTCTTTGCCATTGAAAAGTGTGCTCCGTGTCTTCACGACTGCTCATTACTCCTGGTAAAATCATTCTCTCCCAAGATTTTCTGGCATAGCCGGAATCGGAAGTTAATAGAACGAATTTCTCGTTATTTCTAATTAAAGTACCTGCAAGTCCGGGAGTATGCCCCGGGAGGTAGACGAGGATAATACTTTCATCGCCGAAGAGATCATAGGCTTTATTTACCGGACCATACTTTGAGTCAGCAAATCGAAATGTTTCAAGTTTTACCCCTTTCCACATGTGCGAAACATACTGCAATTTTTGTTTTTCGGCATAACGAAGTTCTTCTTCGCTAACCAAAATTCTTTTAGCATCTTTTACCAATCTGAGTCCGCCAGCATGATCGGTATGTAAATGAGTTAAAATGACAAAATCCAGATCCGAAGGTTGAACCCCTTTTTCTAAAAGCACTTCATCTACCGCTTCGCCAGCATTTTGTAACGGTTTATTCACCAGAAAATGAATTAAGGTTAAATCTTTAATTGGATGTCTTCTTACATCCTTATGAAATCCCGTATCGATAAGGATTTTACCTTTCGGGTGTTCTATCAAATAGGCGGTTACTGGAATCTTGATTTTGTGTTTTTGGGATCGAAATAATCCTAGCGCATGAATCGGATTTAGTTTCTTGCCTTCTGGATTAAATATTACACTTTCATCGACTAAAGTATCTCCCAGATGCAATATGTGAATTTTTATTTTAGCATTCTTCTTTGATTCCATAACAACTTCCTATGCTTTCTTTTGAAGAGAGTATAAAGAATGAAATCTAGAAATGCTTGAATGATTCCGACATAACTCCAAAAAAATGAAAAATAACGGAATCATTCAAGCAAATTAACAAGTTTTTTATTAACTTATAGTTTAGATTAAATTTTAAACTAAACTAGGAGTAATAATGAGTAGTTCTAAAGGTTATATATTGGTAACAGGAGCGGGATCTGGAATCGGCTTAGCTTTGTCTGAAAGGCTTTTGCGAGAGGGATATAAAGTTCTCGGTAGCGCTATACATCAAGAAGAAGCGAATCAATTAGAAGTGAAATTAGGGGGCTTTTTTAAGCCAATCATCTTAGATGTTAGAAATGAAAAAAGTGTCCTGGATGCAGTCAAAACAGCATCTATTATCCTTGGTAAAGATCCTTTACAGGCTATTATTAATGTGGCCGGGATAGTACAAAATGGACCCCTCTGCGATTTAAGTTCGGATGAATTTAAAAACATCTTAGAAGTAAATGTAGTAGGAACACATAATATATCGCGAGCATTTCTTTCTCTCATCACTAACAGCAAGTCCCCGA is a window from the Leptospira wolffii serovar Khorat str. Khorat-H2 genome containing:
- a CDS encoding N-acyl homoserine lactonase family protein — protein: MESKKNAKIKIHILHLGDTLVDESVIFNPEGKKLNPIHALGLFRSQKHKIKIPVTAYLIEHPKGKILIDTGFHKDVRRHPIKDLTLIHFLVNKPLQNAGEAVDEVLLEKGVQPSDLDFVILTHLHTDHAGGLRLVKDAKRILVSEEELRYAEKQKLQYVSHMWKGVKLETFRFADSKYGPVNKAYDLFGDESIILVYLPGHTPGLAGTLIRNNEKFVLLTSDSGYARKSWERMILPGVMSSREDTEHTFQWQRTLSKNANCIDCLATHETELSSMVYEF